Proteins from a genomic interval of Amphiura filiformis chromosome 9, Afil_fr2py, whole genome shotgun sequence:
- the LOC140160697 gene encoding uncharacterized protein, with product MGKHREEAMPPNQDSLKQHIMRANYQAAVYKSALDQFPDIPSPHGRGWIVDGESIAIHWTDLAPAPDSILEFVHCDCKKTKCIQGGCSCLEKGLPCTDLCKCVSCENTPQECLTNDGDDNDEDDDSDSESED from the coding sequence ATGGGCAAGCACAGAGAAGAGGCCATGCCACCAAACCAAGACTCCCTAAAGCAGCACATTATGCGAGCTAATTACCAGGCAGCAGTGTATAAATCAGCCCTTGACCAGTTCCCTGACATTCCATCACCCCATGGAAGAGGATGGATAGTAGACGGTGAGAGTATTGCTATACATTGGACTGACCTAGCACCAGCACCTGATAGCATACTAGAATTTGTGCATTGTGACTGTAAGAAGACAAAATGCATACAAGGTGGATGCTCTTGTTTGGAAAAAGGACTCCCATGCACTGATCTGTGCAAGTGTGTGTCATGTGAGAACACTCCTCAAGAATGTCTAACAAATGATGGGGATgacaatgatgaagatgatgacagtGATAGTGAAAGTGAAGACTGA